The nucleotide window TGTCAGAATACAAAATCAACAGAATCACAGATCAAGTACTTGGTATATTGTATGGAAAATGCTATAATGCATTTGAATCCTGAGAAGGGGCAAATGGTTTGGCTTATTGATTTTCAAGGGTGGACGATGTCTAGCATATCAATTAAGGTGACTCGAGAAACAGCTAATGTCTTGCAGAATCATTACCCCGAGAGATTGGGTCTGGCAATCCTCTATAATCCTCCTAAAGTATTTGAATCTTTTTGGGCGGTATGTCTTACACtccatttttatataatttgtcttTCGATTTGTAGTGTGGCAAGTACTCTGTAAATCTTAATACAGTACAGGGATTAACAGTATTATGTTGTCACAACCATGTCATTGGAGAATATGCTTACCCTCCACTTCCATTAATCGTTCATTAGGGATGCCCATATACTTATGTAGGCTGTGTGATAAACAGTTACTGAAACACTAAATCTGTTTCTTATTTTTGCATTGAGAATATATAATTGGGTTAGAATCAGtgaccttttttttcttttcataacaAGTAATGATAATTTGTGAACCATCAGATCAAGTCATTCTACTATTTCTTTGTCTTGTAACTTGTGCAgccattttttttcctttaagttGAGGTTTCATCTGCAAATTTGAATCTTCAAATATGGACTTAAATTCACTCAAATTCTGATTGCATAAATAACTTTCAGCATTGCTATTTGATGGAGTTTAAGGAATTCTgtctttatttataaagtgaATTAGCTATAGAAAATATTTGTCAACTCCTATAGACTCATGGTTTCTATAATCAGCTCATACATTCATGAGTAGAGTGAACTTCAAAAAATGTGAATGTCCTCATAAGTGAAGACTTACCAATATACATAATGTGTATTACTCTATCCCTACTAAAATCTTTGGATACTGATGTAAGGACCTCTTCTGTCAGTCTCTATCCAAAATGAGAGATGCAGTCTGCTTTAAATATCAGTTCCAAGtgtagttttaatttaattggtttATAACTTTGGCCTATTGATAACTATGAGTAGTTTATTTTTACATGAGATCGCTCTTTCAGAATATTCTAGGAGTCTCAGTTAGCAATTTCATaccatttttctattttttaaatctgaatTTGAAGAATGAGCTTAACAATGCAAAGAAAATATTACAGCTTTTTCATCATAAAACTGCTGAAAATTGAAGAATTGGTGTCTCATGCTCTGTCAATGCCCTACACCAAGCAAATTTGCTATGaacttttattaatatgtttttatgagATTTATGATAAAACTTCTTTTTGGTTACAGTTGGTGAAGCCTTTTCTTGAACCAAAGACATACAAAAAAGTAAGATTCGCCTACTCTGATGACACTCAGAGCCAGAAGATAATGGAAGCCCTCTTTGATGTGGATAAGTTAGAATCTGCATTTGGAGGGAAAAACACAGCTGGGTTCAACTATGAAGCATACGCAAAACGTATGAGGGAGGATGATGCTAAAAAGTCTGGCAGCATGAATTCCGGATCTTCTGTGCCAATTACCCAATCATCAGTTGCAGCTCAATCACATGAAGTTTCAGAACAATGGTCAGAGTCATTGGCTCCTGACCCCTCTTCTGAATCTTCTGATGAGTCTGAGTTATCATCATTTGATGAACCAGCTGCAAAGGTGGAATGCATAGATAGCAAAGCAGATGTACTGACCCTAAACAGCGAGGATGATGCAAAGATTGAAGCAGCAGAGCCAAAGCTTCAGAGTTAAATGAGTGAGTTTGCCTGAAATATGAACATGGCTTC belongs to Mangifera indica cultivar Alphonso chromosome 2, CATAS_Mindica_2.1, whole genome shotgun sequence and includes:
- the LOC123197235 gene encoding phosphatidylinositol transfer protein 3-like isoform X2: MSCRKSRPPCLTEKSLSPEEQQAKINDVRRMLGPKADKLPVLCSDESIIRYLIARNWNTKKATKMLAESLKWRLQYKPENIRWEEIAKEAETGKIYRADYYDKCGRTVLILRPGFQNTKSTESQIKYLVYCMENAIMHLNPEKGQMVWLIDFQGWTMSSISIKVTRETANVLQNHYPERLGLAILYNPPKVFESFWALVKPFLEPKTYKKVRFAYSDDTQSQKIMEALFDVDKLESAFGGKNTAGFNYEAYAKRMREDDAKKSGSMNSGSSVPITQSSVAAQSHEVSEQWSESLAPDPSSESSDESELSSFDEPAAKVECIDSKADVLTLNSEDDAKIEAAEPKLQS
- the LOC123197235 gene encoding phosphatidylinositol transfer protein 3-like isoform X1, with the protein product MSCRKSRPPCLTEKSLSPEEQQAKINDVRRMLGPKADKLPVLCSDESIIRYLIARNWNTKKATKMLAESLKWRLQYKPENIRWSFLQEEIAKEAETGKIYRADYYDKCGRTVLILRPGFQNTKSTESQIKYLVYCMENAIMHLNPEKGQMVWLIDFQGWTMSSISIKVTRETANVLQNHYPERLGLAILYNPPKVFESFWALVKPFLEPKTYKKVRFAYSDDTQSQKIMEALFDVDKLESAFGGKNTAGFNYEAYAKRMREDDAKKSGSMNSGSSVPITQSSVAAQSHEVSEQWSESLAPDPSSESSDESELSSFDEPAAKVECIDSKADVLTLNSEDDAKIEAAEPKLQS